The genomic region AGGCATCACATTCTCAGATACATTCCTCTTCGCCGCCCACGAATCTGCAATCCGCTGCCTCGCCATCTCCCCACCCACAGACGAGTCTGACAAACGCTACCTCGCCACTGGAGATTCCGGCCACCGCATCAACGTCTACACCCTATCAACCGCCCCTCCCACCCTATCCTCAAACCCCAAACTCCCCTCCCTCTCCGGCACAACCATAACAGAAAACCGCCGCAACCGCAACCTCGGCTCCCTAAACATCCACGAACGCGCCATCACCCGCCTCCAATACCCAACCAAAACCAAACTCTTCTCCGCCGCCGAAGACGCCACCATCCAAATCACGCGAACCAAAGACTGGACCACCCTCGAAAGCATCAAAGCCCCAATCCCCAAACCTATCGGCCGCCCTAGTGGAGATACTGCCGCGCCGGGTGAAGTTCCAGCGGGCGTGAACGATTTCGCCATTCATCCGTCCCAGAAGGTTATGCTCAGTGTAGGCAAGGGCGAGAAATGTCTCCGACTGTGGAACCTCATGACGGGCAAAAAAGCTGGTGTGCTGAACTTCGACCGCGAGCTTCTATCGCAGGCTAATGAAGGTCGCTTCGCGAGTGGGGACGGGAGGAGAGTTTTATGGGAGGAACCTGCGGATCCTGAGGCGGAGGCGGATCTCAACTTTGTTGTTGGGTTGGAGAGGGCTGCGGCGCTGTATGGAGTGGACTCGAAGCCGAAGGCTGTGATTAAGGCCACACCTTCGACGAAGTTCCATGAGATGCGGTTCCTGACGCTGCCAAGCTCTGCTGGAAGTATTCTGGCTGTCTCGACCGAGGACGGAAGGATCTTGTTCTTCGATGTTGGCGCGATAGGGAACGGGGAGGACGGGAAACTGCCTCTGGTGCCCTGTGTCGCGCAATTGGGAGGCACTGCTGCGGGGATTGTTGGGAGAATCAAGGACTTTGACATCGTGCCACTTCCGAAGACAGAGGCGGGTGAGCATAGGTGGTTGTTCGTGACGGGGAGCAGTGATGGGTCGATTCGGTTGTGGAACGTATTCGAAGATGAGGTCTCGAACAGTACTGGCAAGGCAGATTCTGCTCCCAGGCAAGCTGGGACCGCGATTGCAGCGCAGAAGACGGACGCGAGAATTACGTGTCTTGGCGCGTTCATGCTAGATGGCAAAGTCAGCGATGCGACAAGTGATGCGACCGAGGCGTTAGCAGGTGCAGATCTTGAGGATGGGCCAGAAGAGGAGGATTCAGATGACAGTGACTCTGAGTAGTAGCATTTATAGCTTACTATGGTATCTCGTCTCTGAGCGTGGCCTTTAGCCTAGCATACCGAGTCGTCTTCTCGTGCTGCTCATGATATCTTTTCTCTTCCCAAACCTCATCGTATGCAAAGCACAACTTCAGCACCTCTTGCGTGGGTGAAGTACCTTCAGTTCCTGCTTTAACAGTATACCCTGCCAAAACACCCCCTCCAACCTTCCTACCCAACCTCGTCCACCGAGTCCGCCCGTGTCATCCTACTCCACAAACTCCCCCCCAGCCCACCCCCTCTTCTTCACCCCCAACTCCACCGCCGCAGCGCCCCAATCCTCCCCATGATTATGTCCCTTCCCCGCTTCATCAATCCCCGCCCTCTCCAACCCTTGCTCCTCTGTCAACAGCGTCAACAACCCAAAAATCACCGGACACCCCGTATCCATCTGCACCTTCATCAACGCATGGCTCACCGCATCACTGATATACTCAAAATGCATCGTGCTCCCCTTGATCAGGGCGCCAATACTTATCACCGCATCAAACGACCTCGTAGACGGGGGGTCTTTGTCTTTCTTACCCTCGAGGGACAGATCGGCGGTGGAGGAGGAGAGGAGGTCCGTAGCGGATTGGAGGAGCACGCCGGCGCGGGTTTGCTGTGTTTGCCCGGCTTGGATCATTTGCTGCGTTGCGTAGGGGAGTTCGTAGGAGCCGGGCACGGATTGGAGGATTATGTTTTCGTCCTTGACACCGGCGGCTGTGAGGGATTTCTTGGTGCCGGCGATGAGGGCGTCGATGATTTTGGTGTTCCAGCGGGCGTGGATTATGCCGATGCGGAGGTTGGAGCCTGGGAGGTGTTAGATGGTGTGGAGGGAGGGGTGGGAGGAGGAATTGTGGTACCGTCGTAGGCTTTGGCTTCGCCGGGGCCTTTGAGGGTTGTCATGGTGGATGTAGTGATGGTTTGGTGGTGCGTAGAGCTGTTTGGTAAGGGAATTGTTATGTTGTGTCGTGTTATGATATGAGTCCCTGAGAGCTGTCCTTATTGATTGAGCTTCGACAAAGCACCCCGCCAATGATCGAATCTTGGCGCAACGTCTGATGCAAGGTACAGGGGTCTCAAGGAAAGTCTCTCTGGAGGGGTCGATCAACAACAACCTGCTCTCATCAACATCAACATCAATCAATCACTCCATTCCGTCAAATCTGCGTTTTCGACGATAAGCATCATGTTGGCGAGCCTCGAGCTGTACTTCCGAAGAGTTGCGCTATCACAGTAGCTACTATCGACAGGTCCTTCCGGATGGATCCCTACTTCGCCTTCCTAGGTACACAATTCCAACGACACATCTTTTGATTGAGGCATTGATCCAGGTCGTGGGAACCGCACCTATCGAGCGATAGTGAGACGTTTGATAAGGACAGAAGACTTCCCAACATGATCTCTCCGGTGCCTTATAGATGCCCAGATCTGCGCTCTGTTGTTGAAATGACTTTTGTCCCAAGTGTACAGGTGGAACACGCGGCTACACAACACGCGAAACACAGCTCCACTGGCAGAATGGAGCGTGCTTAAATGAGCGGTCCAGTGCACTGAGGTCTATTCATGACAAAGAAGCTCCGATCTATGATTCGCACCACTCGTTATGCGACAATCCAAGCTGCGACCATCTCACGAAGTTTTGTCTCGATCGGGATTGAACTCAAGCTACCTCATCCTGGCTGACACAATGCTTCGTTCAAGTTCCGCAAATCACTTGTATCGAGTAGCCACATCCGGTTGTTAGAAGCAATCGGCGACTGGAAAGACAACATCAAGCTTACCCTAACAGCATGGGACTTCGCCACCTGCTCAGCTTAGGCATGTTGGGCTCGCATCTGGGTTGTGCAGGAGATCAGGGCTGGTCTGTAAAACATCAGGACAATCTTTTGTGGGAGAACCATCATATCATGGTGGGCGCACGAAATGGTCGAAGACTTGCGCGCGAGCACTGCCACGATAGAGGACTACTTTCCTTCACGCATCCCGCCATACGACCCAAGATTTACCTTGATATGGTGCTCGATCACAGTCCTTGTTAGCAGTCTCTGACTGTACGGACCTCTTCCTGCGGTTCTGGACCTGCGGTCCTAAAATGGAGTGTGGTACAGACGTAAAAGTACCGTCTAGTGAAGGCGTGTAGACACCGAGCACTATCATTTCACATGCTACATTAATCCCGCGAACCTTTATTGCCCATGGTCACCGTCCGCTTGCCCCATACGTTTCCTTGTATCCATGTCGTGTGGCTGCTACTAACACAACCCATCGGTACCTAATCCCAGTCAGCCTTTGCTTGACATGTGATGTACAGTGAGTAGGACACCTACACTTTGACGCCTCATATTCATCGACACCGATTGAGAGCAAACAGGCAAGGAGTGCGGCTATTGCTGTTATCATACACATCCAAGCCAGGCCTTCGTTATTCAAACATACCTTGAGCCCCTGGTACATAGGCTGCAGCGCATGAAGCGCCAGTCTCTGCGAGAACGGTGACGCAAATCTCAAGTCGTTTACAACCCGCACACCAACCGAGCCGGTGGCCCAGTACCTCGATATGAAGGTTTTCACAAAGAGAGGATTGTGGAGAGGAGTTGACGTCTTCTTTCATTTCTGGAGCCGATAGACCCGTGGATTTTTCCACATCTGGAGCTGATAGATCCGTGGATTTTTCCACATCTGGAGCTGATAGATCCGTGGATCCTTCCATTTCTGGAGCTGATAGATCCGTGTATCCTGCAGGGTCGGTCGGCATCGTGTTACCAACGGCAAGGAAAGCCAGCTGGATGGCGAGGAGGGAGACAATAGATGATCGCATAATTGCTGCGGTTGTCGATCTGCGGAGTGAGAGAAGCGTAAAGATTGCAAGCTGTACAGACTTGGTGATGGAAGAAGTGAAGAGACAAAGTGGAGGGCGAGCGAGGAGTTTATATATGCTATCGAACTTCTATAGATCGCTGATCTCTATCTACCGTGATGTCTAGTTGTCCATTGATCTCCAGCATGCCGGTAGATGCTCTGCTCTCACTAGGATATCACTCCAACATATTCATTGCTAGCCTCTTGACACTGTGATGTCCAGTCGTCCATCCCACGTGCGTATAGCTGTCCTACTTGTTATACCGTAATATTTATTAACATGCCCGTAGATGTCTTGCTCTCACTAGGATATCAATCCAACATGTTTATTGCTAGCTTCTAGGTACCGTAATGTCTAGTCGTCTATCCTACGTGCGTATAGCTGTCCTACCTGTTATACCGTAATTTCATTGCTAGCTTCTAGGTACCGTAATGTCTAGTCGTCCATCCGACATGCCGCTAGATCTTTTGCTCTTACTGGGACATTGATCCAAGATGTTTATCGCGAGCCTCTGGGCACCGTGATGTCTAACATCTACTAGGGTCATGACTCATGATTCATCTCGATCTCGAATCGCGACTACCTAGTATGACGCAAGCGTGCCAGCAAATACGCCGTCCGGACTGCGAACTTAAACTGATCGTGAGAGGACCCCAGTCTCTAGGGGCACTACCATCGGACACCACCCTCGGCTACTCAGCTCGGATGTTGACGCGCTTAATAAGGGTGTTGTATCTATCTACCTATACGCTGAATTAACACTAAATTCTCAGGCGCTTTACgataggtatatataatatgGAAATAATTATATCTATATTTAtataacgttatactatagtaCTAATATTAAGGTTATAAAGCTAAAGCTATACTTAGTAAGATTATTAGAATCCTACTACTTTATTCTATACTAAGACATCCTAAACTCTAATTCCTTACTAAGTAGCTTAGTAATACTATATCTAATACTAACTTATTCTCGTACTAGTAATACTATAActacttatatatatattatatataagacggCAATTATAGAGCTTATTTAGACTAATATTATATTTTTATATCGTTAAAATCGATTGTATAGTAACCGACTTCTATTAATCCGAGTATATAAGTCCCGGGGCCGTAATCTAAGCTCTTCCTTACCGTAGAATAGAGCCTC from Fulvia fulva chromosome 10, complete sequence harbors:
- a CDS encoding 6,7-dimethyl-8-ribityllumazine synthase, with amino-acid sequence MTTLKGPGEAKAYDGSNLRIGIIHARWNTKIIDALIAGTKKSLTAAGVKDENIILQSVPGSYELPYATQQMIQAGQTQQTRAGVLLQSATDLLSSSTADLSLEGKKDKDPPSTRSFDAVISIGALIKGSTMHFEYISDAVSHALMKVQMDTGCPVIFGLLTLLTEEQGLERAGIDEAGKGHNHGEDWGAAAVELGVKKRGWAGGEFVE